In Pseudoduganella albidiflava, a single window of DNA contains:
- the motB gene encoding flagellar motor protein MotB: MADEGLRPIIVKRIKKGGGGHHGGAWKIAYADFVTAMMAFFLLMWLLGSTTKGDLNGISEFFKTPLKVAMQGGSGSGDSSSVIPGGGKDLTRKDGQVKGGDDPATTKKTFNLTAAKQAMEREETQRLQGLKERLQQKIENSPALQKFKNQLLLDFTSEGLRIQIVDEQNRPMFPSAKAELAGYTREILQEIGPILNDVPNKIGLSGHTDATPYFSENGYSNWELSADRANASRRALVQGGMQDNKVMRVVGLGSAVNLDRKDPFNPINRRISIIVMNKKTEEGLMRDAGKLEIGTGDGAAQEATQEAAPPVPLARQ; encoded by the coding sequence AAGGGCGGCGGCGGTCACCACGGCGGCGCGTGGAAGATCGCGTATGCCGACTTCGTGACGGCGATGATGGCGTTTTTCCTGCTGATGTGGCTGCTGGGTTCGACCACCAAGGGCGACTTGAACGGGATTTCGGAATTCTTCAAGACGCCGCTGAAGGTGGCCATGCAGGGCGGTTCGGGCAGCGGCGACAGCTCGTCCGTGATCCCTGGCGGCGGCAAGGACCTGACGCGCAAGGATGGCCAGGTGAAGGGCGGCGACGATCCGGCGACGACCAAGAAGACCTTCAACCTGACGGCCGCGAAACAGGCCATGGAACGGGAAGAAACGCAGCGCCTGCAGGGGCTGAAGGAGCGCCTGCAGCAGAAGATCGAGAATTCGCCGGCGCTGCAGAAGTTCAAGAACCAGCTCTTGCTCGACTTCACCAGCGAAGGCTTGCGGATCCAGATCGTGGATGAGCAGAACCGGCCCATGTTCCCCAGCGCGAAGGCCGAGCTGGCCGGCTATACCCGCGAGATCCTGCAGGAGATCGGTCCGATCCTGAACGACGTGCCGAACAAGATCGGCCTGTCCGGCCATACCGATGCCACGCCGTATTTCTCGGAAAACGGCTACAGCAACTGGGAACTGTCGGCCGACCGCGCCAATGCGTCGCGGCGCGCGCTCGTTCAGGGCGGGATGCAGGACAATAAGGTGATGCGCGTGGTTGGCCTGGGATCGGCCGTGAACCTGGACCGCAAGGATCCGTTCAATCCGATCAACCGGCGCATCAGCATCATCGTGATGAACAAGAAAACCGAAGAGGGCCTGATGCGCGATGCCGGCAAGCTGGAGATCGGTACCGGCGACGGGGCGGCGCAGGAAGCGACGCAGGAAGCGGCACCGCCAGTGCCGCTGGCACGGCAATAA